The following coding sequences lie in one Candidatus Bathyarchaeia archaeon genomic window:
- the hypF gene encoding carbamoyltransferase HypF: MKPRYHRRLAVETREPVLEITVGVTVHGVVQGVGFRPFIYRNAVKLGLRGYVRNRGDAVVEIALTGQEHLIQEMIRRIKVEHPPLARIERIDVKPIHDTLLPRFSILKSDEAALSIGSIVPADIAVCDKCVTELRNVENRRYCYFFITCTECGPRFTIIEGLPYDRENTSMKEFTICEECREEYGDPLDRRFHAQTIACQRCGPTIKLTDVDGMIVEAKRPIEEAGKLIQEGFIVAVKGNGGYHIAASTMKPKPILKLREAKHRSQKPFAVMAKDLKSVKKFAYLTEAEKEILTSPVKPILLLKLREDSPISRLVAPGLKHIGVMLPYTALHVMLFDEVDDPAIIMTSANPPNQPIITSEEEAYEKLGDVCDYFLTHNRRIVNRCDDSVLKLVGGEVTYLRRSRGYTPLPILVEGEFKRTVLAIGGELNNTACLITGNKAFLTQHIGDVETIETERFLEASINHLIRITRCHVDAMACDLHPTFNTTKLGMKLSERLGVPLYRIQHHYAHASTLMAEHSVEKLIAIVCDGYGYGLDGNAWGGEIVYSDEEGYERIGHMQEYPLIGGDQAAKHPLRMLAAILFEEEGFEQWFLENSSKLPRGRVEAELVLKLARKGNGLRTSSCGRLLDAISSLLGVCYHRTYEGEPAMKLEAAAYGGKPEIELPYSIEGDVIVTRDIVKELFRNLQAFELKDLAYSALTTVGVALADYALREAERLDVNTVGFTGGVAYNEIIYTAIKRRVERAGFNFISCRSVPCGDGGLSLGQAYSAQRELV; this comes from the coding sequence TTGAAGCCGCGATATCATCGAAGACTCGCCGTGGAGACGAGGGAGCCCGTTTTGGAGATCACTGTAGGCGTTACGGTGCATGGAGTGGTCCAAGGAGTAGGGTTTAGACCGTTCATCTACAGGAACGCGGTGAAGCTGGGGCTAAGGGGCTATGTCAGGAACAGAGGGGACGCCGTTGTGGAGATAGCGTTAACAGGTCAGGAGCATTTAATCCAAGAGATGATAAGGAGAATAAAGGTGGAGCACCCTCCACTAGCTCGCATCGAAAGGATAGACGTTAAACCCATTCATGATACCCTTCTCCCGAGATTCAGCATCCTGAAGAGTGATGAAGCGGCTCTTTCCATTGGATCCATCGTTCCAGCCGACATCGCCGTATGTGACAAATGCGTCACCGAGTTAAGAAACGTCGAGAATAGAAGATACTGTTATTTCTTCATTACCTGCACTGAATGCGGACCTAGGTTCACGATTATCGAAGGATTACCATACGACCGTGAAAATACGTCGATGAAGGAATTTACGATATGTGAGGAATGTCGAGAAGAGTACGGCGACCCCCTTGACAGGAGGTTTCACGCGCAAACAATCGCCTGCCAACGATGCGGCCCCACAATTAAACTTACGGACGTCGATGGAATGATAGTCGAGGCGAAAAGGCCTATAGAGGAGGCTGGAAAACTAATTCAGGAAGGATTCATCGTCGCCGTTAAGGGAAACGGAGGCTACCATATCGCCGCCTCGACCATGAAACCCAAACCCATATTGAAGTTAAGAGAGGCCAAGCATCGGTCGCAGAAGCCATTCGCGGTGATGGCTAAAGACCTCAAGTCGGTTAAGAAGTTCGCATACCTCACCGAGGCCGAAAAGGAGATCTTAACTTCACCCGTGAAGCCCATCCTCCTCCTCAAGCTAAGGGAGGACAGCCCCATTTCTCGGCTTGTGGCTCCTGGGCTTAAACATATCGGCGTCATGCTACCTTATACTGCGCTGCATGTAATGCTGTTCGACGAGGTCGATGACCCCGCCATCATAATGACCAGCGCGAATCCTCCCAACCAACCCATCATCACAAGCGAAGAAGAAGCCTACGAAAAGCTAGGGGATGTTTGCGATTACTTCCTCACCCACAATAGGCGAATCGTAAACAGATGCGACGACTCCGTGCTTAAACTGGTAGGGGGAGAGGTCACTTACCTTAGGAGAAGCAGAGGCTATACGCCCCTCCCCATACTCGTAGAAGGAGAGTTCAAAAGAACCGTTTTAGCCATAGGGGGAGAGCTCAATAATACCGCGTGCCTCATCACTGGGAATAAGGCATTCCTCACCCAGCACATCGGAGACGTTGAAACGATCGAAACGGAAAGGTTTTTGGAGGCCTCCATCAACCACCTTATCAGGATTACACGATGCCATGTAGACGCTATGGCCTGCGACCTACACCCAACCTTCAACACCACGAAACTTGGGATGAAGCTTTCAGAGAGGCTTGGAGTACCGCTTTACAGGATACAACACCACTACGCCCACGCTTCAACTTTGATGGCTGAACATTCAGTAGAGAAGTTAATAGCCATCGTATGCGACGGATATGGGTATGGTTTGGATGGAAACGCTTGGGGGGGAGAAATAGTTTACTCCGACGAAGAGGGGTATGAAAGGATAGGGCATATGCAGGAATACCCGTTAATAGGCGGAGACCAGGCCGCCAAGCATCCTCTAAGGATGCTCGCCGCCATACTCTTTGAAGAAGAAGGCTTTGAACAATGGTTTTTAGAAAACTCGAGCAAACTGCCGAGGGGGCGCGTGGAGGCGGAGTTGGTGTTAAAGTTGGCGAGAAAGGGAAATGGGTTGAGAACATCCAGCTGCGGTAGGTTGCTGGACGCCATCTCATCACTTCTCGGCGTATGTTATCATAGAACCTATGAAGGAGAGCCAGCTATGAAGCTGGAGGCAGCGGCTTATGGTGGAAAACCGGAAATAGAACTACCCTACTCCATAGAAGGCGATGTGATAGTGACGAGGGACATCGTAAAGGAGCTATTCAGAAACCTTCAGGCCTTTGAGCTGAAGGATTTAGCGTACTCGGCTTTAACCACTGTTGGAGTGGCTCTAGCGGACTACGCCCTGAGAGAGGCTGAAAGACTGGATGTGAACACCGTTGGTTTCACGGGAGGCGTAGCCTACAATGAGATCATTTACACGGCCATTAAGCGCCGAGTAGAGCGCGCAGGGTTCAACTTCATCTCCTGTAGGAGTGTTCCATGCGGTGACGGAGGCCTCTCTCTAGGCCAAGCCTACTCGGCTCAAAGAGAACTGGTTTAA
- a CDS encoding thymidylate synthase — protein MKEESGIKLPESIPQLYVSASILPEAWEKSLIALKSDGISSRKESYTDPKGVDHILEASMTMVVKTPAREPMLHRGCEGLFMLGQYVEEVLEGVKDSYIGEYWDYTYHQRLFKYESPEGQAVNQIQYLAKKLTECSFTNRAQATTWMPWRDQFAKGPPCLQRIWCKVVSDEYLEMHTSWRSRDAYNAAFMNMYALVQLQKTIANQIGVKVGQYVDYSDSYHVYQRNLNQLDKFLETVRKNREMGISPWAPSNLLKKFQRNDSTK, from the coding sequence ATGAAGGAGGAATCAGGGATAAAGTTGCCTGAATCCATACCACAACTATACGTTTCAGCGTCCATTCTACCGGAGGCATGGGAGAAGAGCCTCATCGCGTTAAAATCCGATGGAATCTCATCAAGAAAAGAATCCTACACCGACCCTAAAGGCGTAGATCACATTTTGGAGGCCTCTATGACGATGGTGGTGAAGACCCCGGCTCGAGAGCCCATGCTACATAGGGGGTGCGAAGGCCTATTCATGCTGGGGCAGTACGTAGAAGAAGTGTTGGAGGGCGTGAAAGACTCCTACATCGGCGAATATTGGGATTACACTTATCATCAAAGACTTTTCAAATACGAGTCACCTGAAGGCCAAGCGGTGAATCAGATCCAATACCTAGCGAAGAAGCTTACGGAATGCTCTTTCACGAACAGGGCTCAAGCCACCACATGGATGCCTTGGAGGGACCAATTCGCAAAAGGACCTCCCTGCCTCCAAAGAATATGGTGTAAGGTGGTGTCAGACGAATATTTGGAAATGCATACGAGTTGGCGGAGCAGGGATGCTTACAACGCGGCTTTTATGAACATGTACGCTCTCGTCCAGTTGCAGAAAACCATAGCCAACCAAATCGGAGTAAAAGTAGGTCAATACGTGGACTACTCAGACAGCTACCACGTATACCAACGTAATCTAAACCAATTGGACAAGTTTCTAGAGACCGTGAGAAAAAATAGGGAGATGGGGATTTCACCTTGGGCCCCCAGCAACCTCCTTAAAAAATTTCAGAGAAATGATTCAACGAAATGA
- the cdhC gene encoding CO dehydrogenase/CO-methylating acetyl-CoA synthase complex subunit beta, producing the protein MTYNFLEALLQGTRRLAAEAERMTDELSASYGLEISVSYPGTIYNLPVVYGLTGRKINTLKDVRNELFLVKSSLSKPIDDQNSRELGQIALTCLEIVEALNHVGNKPLEKPCVGFIPDVVFRELSLGLADGTIPGIVGLAGESSENEKLKKLLLTIKERSLLCLLMGPVIRQAQGLGLELGLNSKLIPVEYRPTAVAHFMNLLIRAPLMFGGITPGMKDEILEYIKERVPAFILYLGKAGESELAAVNGISSLNVPVITDQSQLSTLENVHYQTEHSAMVEKGCELKGIKLRPGVKPEIPVDYGPMYEGEKIRREDMHIEFGGSSAVAFEIVKIVKPNEVVDGAVNIQGPDLEDLKEGSSAPLAIIVKLAGAGLEEELEPVLERRIHQFMNQCQGLMHLGQRSDVWIRISKEAVKNGLRLKHIGSLLHMMFHSTFPQLVEKVEVELLTDQELVMKRHAEAESTYAERDERLRALKEEEVDSFYGCTLCQSFAPTHVCVITPERVSLCGSTSWLDARISHKLDPTGPNFKVSKGQCLDPVKGEWSGVNETIKQKSRGAVKRVFLHSIFGYTHTSCGCFQAIAFYIPEVDGIGIVHRGFKDPAINGMPFTTMAGFCGGGRQIEGFLGIGLNYVKSDKFLKADGGVGRVVWMPLDLKLRLKESIPKDLFEKIATEHDVKTLNDLKSFLKSVDHPVTRRWRH; encoded by the coding sequence TTGACCTATAACTTTTTGGAGGCTTTGCTTCAAGGGACTAGGAGATTGGCAGCAGAAGCCGAGCGAATGACGGATGAGCTTTCAGCAAGCTACGGTCTAGAGATCTCAGTTTCATACCCGGGCACCATATATAACCTACCCGTCGTTTACGGGCTTACAGGCAGGAAAATAAACACATTAAAGGATGTTAGAAACGAGTTATTCTTGGTGAAGTCTTCTTTATCTAAACCCATCGATGATCAAAACAGCCGGGAGCTGGGGCAAATCGCTTTAACATGCCTAGAAATCGTGGAAGCGTTAAACCATGTTGGAAATAAACCGCTGGAGAAGCCCTGTGTAGGGTTCATACCAGACGTGGTTTTCAGAGAGCTCAGCCTAGGGTTAGCAGACGGAACGATTCCCGGCATCGTAGGACTTGCGGGCGAATCCTCGGAAAACGAGAAGCTGAAGAAGCTGCTGCTCACCATTAAAGAAAGGAGCCTGCTCTGTCTCCTCATGGGTCCAGTTATTCGCCAGGCCCAAGGGCTCGGCTTAGAGCTAGGTTTGAACAGTAAATTGATCCCAGTCGAATATCGCCCAACAGCCGTCGCGCACTTCATGAATCTCTTGATCAGGGCGCCTCTGATGTTCGGGGGAATCACGCCGGGAATGAAGGATGAAATCTTAGAATACATCAAGGAGAGGGTACCGGCCTTTATCCTATATCTGGGAAAAGCCGGCGAATCGGAGTTAGCGGCGGTTAACGGCATCTCCTCCCTAAACGTTCCAGTGATAACCGATCAGAGTCAACTCTCCACGCTGGAAAACGTTCATTACCAAACCGAGCATTCGGCTATGGTTGAGAAAGGGTGCGAGTTAAAGGGAATTAAACTCAGGCCAGGAGTTAAACCTGAAATCCCGGTGGACTATGGACCAATGTATGAAGGTGAAAAAATCAGGAGGGAAGACATGCACATCGAGTTTGGAGGAAGCTCCGCTGTCGCCTTTGAAATCGTGAAAATAGTGAAGCCTAATGAAGTCGTTGATGGGGCTGTAAACATCCAGGGCCCAGACCTGGAAGACCTGAAGGAAGGATCGTCGGCTCCACTGGCCATTATTGTTAAACTGGCTGGGGCTGGCCTTGAAGAAGAGCTTGAGCCAGTCTTGGAACGGAGAATCCACCAGTTCATGAATCAATGTCAAGGCTTGATGCATCTAGGGCAAAGAAGCGATGTGTGGATAAGGATCAGCAAGGAGGCCGTTAAAAATGGTTTAAGATTAAAACATATAGGGAGCCTCCTACACATGATGTTTCACTCAACCTTCCCTCAGCTGGTAGAGAAGGTGGAAGTGGAGCTTCTTACCGACCAAGAGCTCGTGATGAAAAGGCATGCGGAAGCTGAGTCCACGTATGCTGAGAGGGATGAAAGGTTAAGGGCTTTGAAAGAGGAGGAGGTGGACTCTTTTTACGGTTGTACGCTCTGCCAGTCCTTCGCCCCCACCCACGTATGTGTCATCACACCTGAAAGGGTGTCGTTATGCGGCTCAACCAGTTGGCTTGACGCAAGAATCTCCCATAAGCTGGATCCTACAGGGCCAAACTTTAAAGTGTCAAAAGGCCAATGCTTGGACCCGGTCAAGGGAGAATGGAGCGGAGTTAACGAAACGATAAAGCAAAAATCCAGGGGGGCTGTGAAAAGGGTCTTCCTGCACAGCATATTCGGCTATACACATACGTCGTGCGGATGCTTTCAAGCGATTGCGTTCTACATCCCGGAAGTGGATGGTATAGGCATAGTGCACCGTGGGTTTAAGGATCCTGCGATAAACGGAATGCCATTTACTACCATGGCTGGGTTCTGTGGAGGAGGCAGACAGATTGAAGGATTTCTAGGAATAGGGTTAAACTACGTTAAGTCAGATAAATTCCTCAAAGCAGATGGAGGAGTGGGAAGAGTTGTTTGGATGCCACTAGACCTCAAGTTGAGGCTTAAAGAATCCATCCCCAAAGACCTCTTTGAGAAAATCGCCACAGAGCATGACGTTAAAACTTTAAACGATTTAAAATCATTCTTAAAATCCGTCGACCATCCTGTAACTAGAAGATGGCGACATTAA
- the cdhA gene encoding CO dehydrogenase/acetyl-CoA synthase complex subunit alpha, translating into MVSKHVKVKVDELKAGSAVLKNLEISLGRILEEYWEEPVGPTPQPEMTDLREWDKKLLEKYRPLYMPFCDVCCLCTMGKCDLTKNKRGACGLDMSAQQSRIVLLACCIGAATHTAHARHLLEHLLDRYGRRHVLDVGGVNIEVEAPITRLVYGIRPRTLGDLEDVLDYVEKEITALISATHTGQEGNNMDFESKVFHAGMIDHLAMEVADIAQISAFNFPKADPEPRFAELGFGSVDASKPVILVIGHNVPPAIEITRYLKENGLEGKVELCGLCCTAHDASRHTHNAKIVGPLSWQLRFIRSGVPDVIVVDEQCIRADTLIEAGKVKTPVIATNGKNCQGLPDRTMDDPEEVARTLIEGGVGALILDPVKVGEVAVKTALGLAPRRERFKVMPDVEEVVREAKKCRQCNECMRACPNNLNIPKAMVEAAAGKLEGLAGLLDYCIGCARCDSACPERISIHTYMAKASEKALKEERFKIRVGRGAIQDVEIRNVGSPIVLGEIPGVVAFVGCSNYAEGGREVAEMAEEFAKRKYIVVASGCAAMSMAMTRDEEGKTIYERYPGDFDAGGVVNVGSCVSNAHIAGAAIKIASIFAKRKLRANYEEIADYIHNRVGAVGVAWGAMSQKAAAIASGFWRLGIPVIVGPHGFKYRRMLLGDKDLKGHWEVYDARTGKKVYAGPTPEHLFYAAESKEEVLPLIAKLCMRPNDTTKGRAIKLTHYIDLYKRTYGRIPEDIHLFVRTEADIPITMKDEIKSFLEEKGWVETEIPDPTLLPRLIRRRVE; encoded by the coding sequence ATGGTAAGCAAACATGTAAAAGTGAAGGTGGACGAGTTAAAGGCCGGCTCCGCTGTCTTAAAAAACTTGGAAATTTCCTTAGGAAGGATCCTGGAAGAATATTGGGAGGAGCCTGTGGGTCCAACTCCTCAACCAGAAATGACGGATCTGAGAGAATGGGATAAAAAGCTACTAGAGAAATACAGACCATTGTACATGCCTTTCTGCGACGTGTGCTGCCTATGCACCATGGGAAAATGTGACCTCACGAAAAATAAGAGGGGCGCGTGCGGTCTAGATATGTCCGCTCAGCAATCCCGAATCGTACTGCTGGCATGTTGCATAGGCGCCGCCACACACACCGCCCATGCCAGGCACCTTCTTGAACACTTGTTGGATAGATATGGGAGAAGACATGTACTCGACGTAGGAGGCGTTAACATCGAGGTTGAGGCGCCGATAACGAGACTGGTTTACGGTATAAGGCCGAGGACCCTAGGAGACTTGGAGGATGTTCTAGATTACGTGGAAAAGGAGATCACAGCTCTGATTTCAGCCACCCATACAGGTCAGGAAGGCAACAACATGGACTTCGAATCTAAGGTCTTCCATGCTGGGATGATAGACCACCTAGCTATGGAGGTGGCGGATATTGCTCAAATCTCAGCCTTTAACTTTCCGAAGGCGGATCCTGAACCCCGTTTCGCGGAGCTTGGATTCGGATCCGTTGACGCGTCGAAACCAGTCATCCTTGTGATAGGGCATAATGTTCCTCCCGCAATTGAGATCACACGATATTTAAAGGAAAACGGCCTTGAAGGCAAAGTGGAGTTATGCGGTTTATGTTGCACAGCCCACGATGCGTCCAGGCATACTCACAACGCTAAGATTGTAGGTCCTCTCTCATGGCAGTTGAGGTTCATTAGAAGCGGCGTACCGGACGTGATCGTTGTGGACGAGCAGTGTATAAGAGCTGACACCTTGATCGAAGCCGGCAAAGTGAAGACACCGGTTATCGCGACAAACGGGAAGAACTGTCAAGGCCTACCTGATCGAACCATGGATGACCCTGAGGAAGTAGCTAGGACGCTGATCGAGGGAGGAGTAGGCGCATTAATTCTGGATCCTGTAAAGGTTGGCGAGGTAGCGGTGAAGACGGCGTTGGGCTTAGCGCCCAGAAGGGAGCGGTTTAAGGTCATGCCTGATGTCGAGGAGGTGGTGAGGGAAGCCAAGAAGTGCCGTCAATGCAATGAGTGTATGCGGGCGTGTCCAAACAACCTGAACATACCGAAGGCGATGGTTGAAGCGGCGGCTGGAAAGCTTGAAGGCCTCGCCGGGCTATTAGACTATTGTATCGGATGCGCTAGATGCGACAGCGCATGCCCAGAGCGCATATCGATCCACACCTATATGGCTAAGGCCTCTGAAAAGGCCTTGAAGGAGGAGAGGTTTAAAATCAGGGTTGGCAGGGGCGCGATCCAGGATGTTGAGATTAGAAACGTAGGCAGCCCCATCGTTCTCGGGGAAATCCCAGGTGTGGTCGCCTTCGTTGGATGCTCAAACTACGCTGAGGGAGGCAGGGAGGTGGCGGAGATGGCTGAGGAATTCGCGAAAAGAAAATACATCGTGGTGGCGTCTGGATGCGCCGCGATGTCGATGGCGATGACCCGCGACGAGGAGGGGAAGACGATATATGAAAGATATCCCGGGGACTTCGACGCTGGAGGCGTGGTGAACGTTGGCTCCTGCGTTTCAAACGCGCATATAGCCGGCGCCGCCATCAAGATCGCCAGCATATTCGCGAAAAGGAAGCTGAGGGCCAACTATGAGGAGATAGCCGACTACATCCACAACCGAGTTGGAGCCGTCGGCGTAGCATGGGGGGCCATGTCCCAGAAGGCGGCTGCGATCGCGAGTGGATTCTGGAGGCTGGGCATACCGGTCATAGTTGGACCACATGGGTTCAAGTATAGGCGGATGTTGCTGGGTGATAAGGATTTGAAGGGTCACTGGGAGGTTTACGACGCGAGAACGGGAAAAAAAGTGTATGCTGGTCCAACTCCTGAACACCTCTTCTACGCAGCTGAAAGCAAGGAGGAAGTTCTACCCCTGATCGCCAAGCTATGCATGAGGCCTAACGACACGACAAAGGGAAGAGCAATCAAATTAACCCACTACATTGACTTGTATAAAAGGACCTACGGCCGAATCCCAGAGGACATTCACTTATTCGTCAGAACTGAGGCGGACATACCCATCACCATGAAGGATGAGATAAAATCCTTTCTAGAGGAGAAAGGGTGGGTGGAAACCGAGATACCGGACCCCACGCTCCTTCCCAGGTTGATTAGGAGGAGGGTTGAGTAA
- the cdhB gene encoding CO dehydrogenase/acetyl-CoA synthase complex subunit epsilon — protein MALAESWQKAEVPGPLKAMLIPNPEVAASLISRSRNPVIVSGSETPKLEINGKRLIKYVEMLSERFSAPIVATSNTVRAFDEDRWRNVYSLSLAEATAKLSNPDWSVEGKNPPHDTALFIGFKYYTLWLALSNLKHYAEHLKTVSLEKYYQPHAAWSLPNLTDERWMENLEKITQKKEG, from the coding sequence ATGGCGTTGGCTGAGTCATGGCAGAAGGCTGAGGTTCCAGGCCCACTTAAAGCCATGCTCATCCCCAATCCTGAAGTCGCCGCTTCATTGATCTCCAGGTCAAGAAACCCCGTGATTGTTTCAGGCTCGGAGACGCCGAAGCTGGAGATTAACGGAAAAAGATTGATAAAGTACGTGGAAATGTTGTCCGAAAGGTTTTCAGCCCCGATCGTCGCGACCTCAAACACTGTTAGGGCGTTTGATGAAGATAGATGGCGCAATGTTTACTCCCTAAGCCTCGCAGAAGCTACGGCGAAGCTGTCAAACCCGGACTGGAGTGTTGAAGGGAAAAACCCGCCACACGACACAGCTTTGTTCATCGGCTTCAAATACTACACGTTATGGCTGGCCCTTTCAAATCTCAAACACTACGCGGAGCATCTGAAAACGGTTTCCTTGGAGAAATATTATCAGCCCCACGCCGCGTGGTCACTTCCGAATTTAACCGATGAACGATGGATGGAAAACTTGGAAAAAATAACTCAAAAAAAGGAGGGTTAA
- the cdhC gene encoding CO dehydrogenase/CO-methylating acetyl-CoA synthase complex subunit beta has protein sequence MFKDMPVDVGVIYEGERIRKPDMQVELGGPKVDHKFELVRVKKLEEVKDGEVQVIGPDLNELEEGASYPIGIYIEVAGENLEEDLEGIIERRIHEYCNFIEGFMHLNQRYDIWMRLSKKSFKKGLTSFKQIGKILERLYKSELPIVQKIQSTFITDPEKVREMWVTANEIYEKRDSRARGLKDEEVDSFYGCTLCQSFAPTHVCVITPQRYANCGAISWFDGRAASRVDPKGPIFKIEIGEVLDPVKGEYSGANDAVKKKSLGEIQRVWLYTAFGYPHTSCGCFEAAAFYIPEVDGLGIVHRDFKDVTINGLPFSTIADSTAGGRQVDGFHGLSIEYMRSPKFLIADGGWNRIVWMPKEVKERVGGFIPKELQDKIPTEEDVKTIEELKAYLQEKQHPVVERWKEIPKEVTVEAPEAGGLPEEAITLTPLEGQTIPLTVGGFKIVLKDAKITAKRVIIKKTGGKKAG, from the coding sequence ATGTTTAAAGATATGCCTGTCGACGTAGGCGTCATCTACGAAGGGGAGAGGATTAGGAAACCGGACATGCAGGTAGAGCTGGGAGGCCCAAAAGTTGACCATAAGTTTGAGCTAGTCAGGGTTAAAAAGCTGGAGGAAGTTAAAGACGGAGAGGTGCAAGTCATCGGCCCAGACTTAAACGAGCTGGAGGAAGGCGCCAGCTACCCCATCGGAATATACATAGAGGTAGCTGGGGAAAACCTTGAGGAAGACTTGGAGGGAATCATCGAGCGTAGAATTCATGAATACTGCAATTTCATCGAAGGATTTATGCACCTTAATCAACGATACGACATATGGATGAGGCTGAGCAAAAAATCCTTCAAGAAAGGTTTAACCTCCTTCAAGCAGATCGGCAAGATCCTCGAACGACTTTATAAAAGCGAGCTCCCCATTGTGCAGAAAATACAGAGTACCTTCATAACGGATCCGGAGAAGGTTAGGGAGATGTGGGTCACCGCCAATGAGATCTACGAGAAAAGGGACTCTAGGGCGAGGGGGTTAAAAGACGAGGAGGTGGACTCTTTTTACGGTTGTACGCTCTGTCAGTCCTTCGCCCCCACCCATGTATGCGTCATCACACCTCAAAGATACGCTAACTGCGGGGCCATCAGCTGGTTTGACGGAAGAGCCGCCTCCAGGGTTGACCCGAAGGGTCCAATATTCAAGATTGAAATAGGCGAGGTTTTGGACCCGGTGAAAGGCGAGTACTCAGGCGCCAACGACGCGGTGAAAAAGAAGTCCCTGGGCGAGATCCAGAGGGTCTGGCTTTACACGGCCTTCGGATACCCCCACACATCCTGCGGATGCTTCGAGGCAGCCGCCTTCTACATTCCAGAGGTCGATGGCCTAGGCATCGTCCACAGAGACTTTAAAGACGTAACCATCAACGGTCTCCCCTTCTCCACAATCGCAGACTCCACGGCCGGAGGCAGGCAGGTAGATGGATTCCACGGGCTGTCCATCGAGTACATGAGGTCGCCGAAGTTTCTCATCGCCGACGGGGGGTGGAATCGAATCGTCTGGATGCCCAAAGAAGTGAAGGAGAGGGTGGGGGGCTTCATCCCAAAAGAATTACAAGATAAGATACCAACCGAAGAAGATGTGAAAACCATAGAGGAGCTGAAAGCATACCTACAGGAAAAGCAGCATCCAGTGGTAGAGAGATGGAAGGAGATCCCAAAAGAGGTGACGGTTGAAGCGCCAGAGGCGGGAGGTCTTCCGGAGGAAGCCATAACGCTGACCCCGCTTGAGGGCCAAACCATCCCGCTAACCGTGGGAGGATTCAAAATCGTTCTGAAGGACGCCAAGATCACGGCTAAGAGGGTAATCATAAAGAAAACTGGAGGTAAAAAAGCAGGTTGA
- the cdhD gene encoding CO dehydrogenase/acetyl-CoA synthase subunit delta, with translation MREESKEKNPLEALGPRILELLSDLGELELEDVEMEIGELELAVQQAPVTALPAVKPPTGLKPKPETLLLEAFKPPVMEYPGKIVEVTIGATKSEGGSRFNSVTIGGETSPPFYLFETPPPHRPAVSIDVFDMKIHLASAVRMHVEDVIEDPGEWAKRAAEKWGADVINLHLISVDPLLKNTAPREASKTVEDVLQAVKVPLAVGGCGDPEKDIAVFKRVAEDFKGERLLFNSVTLDMNLKEAAESIVSNGHVLIAFTPMDMDKARELNRRLYEYVEKDRIVIDTTTAALGYGLDYAFTIMERTRLAGLMGDPELQHPLSSGTTNAWAAREAWMQMDPQWGPREFRGPLWETVTATVLLLAGVDYFMMMHPAAVKTLKTLIEEFCSGLKGPDENYLDWLTLKT, from the coding sequence TTGAGGGAGGAATCGAAAGAGAAAAATCCCCTAGAAGCCCTCGGACCCCGCATCTTAGAGCTTCTCTCAGACCTGGGGGAGCTGGAGCTTGAAGATGTCGAAATGGAGATAGGGGAGCTGGAGCTTGCCGTTCAACAGGCCCCCGTAACCGCTCTCCCAGCGGTTAAACCACCAACGGGGTTAAAGCCAAAACCTGAAACATTGTTGTTAGAGGCGTTTAAGCCACCTGTCATGGAGTATCCAGGCAAGATCGTCGAGGTGACCATAGGGGCCACCAAGTCCGAGGGAGGATCAAGGTTTAACTCCGTGACGATTGGAGGCGAAACCTCCCCTCCCTTCTACCTGTTTGAAACTCCACCACCTCATAGGCCAGCTGTGTCCATAGATGTCTTCGACATGAAGATTCACCTCGCTAGCGCGGTGAGGATGCATGTGGAAGACGTTATCGAGGATCCGGGTGAATGGGCTAAGCGGGCTGCGGAGAAGTGGGGAGCCGACGTCATAAACCTACACTTGATAAGCGTTGACCCATTGCTTAAAAATACAGCTCCAAGGGAAGCCTCTAAAACAGTGGAGGATGTTTTACAGGCTGTTAAGGTTCCATTAGCGGTAGGTGGATGCGGCGATCCTGAAAAGGACATAGCAGTGTTCAAGAGGGTTGCTGAGGACTTTAAAGGTGAACGTTTACTGTTCAACTCCGTCACCCTGGACATGAACTTGAAGGAGGCGGCGGAGTCCATCGTTTCAAACGGACACGTATTAATCGCCTTCACACCGATGGACATGGATAAGGCTAGGGAGCTGAACAGGAGGCTGTACGAATACGTGGAGAAGGATCGAATCGTGATCGACACCACCACAGCGGCCCTGGGATACGGGTTAGACTACGCCTTCACGATTATGGAGAGAACTAGGCTCGCGGGGTTGATGGGCGACCCTGAGCTTCAACATCCCCTTTCCTCGGGTACGACCAACGCGTGGGCCGCAAGGGAGGCGTGGATGCAGATGGATCCCCAGTGGGGTCCAAGGGAGTTTCGCGGACCCTTATGGGAAACGGTGACGGCCACAGTCCTCCTACTAGCTGGGGTGGACTACTTCATGATGATGCATCCAGCGGCCGTGAAAACCTTGAAAACCCTCATAGAGGAGTTCTGCTCAGGGCTGAAGGGTCCGGATGAAAACTACCTCGACTGGCTAACATTGAAAACATAG